A window of Haliscomenobacter hydrossis DSM 1100 contains these coding sequences:
- the hypD gene encoding hydrogenase formation protein HypD, translating to MKYISEYRDADLVAQYLEEIRHTVTRPWTIMEVCGGQTHSLVKNGILNLLPPEVQMVHGPGCPVCVTPLNLIDKAVYLAEEKGVILCSYGDMIRVPGSKRSLLESKARGADVRILYSPLEAVKIAQENPDREVVFFAVGFETTAPANALSVIHAQRAGVPNYSILASHVLVPPAIEAVMNDPDSNIQGFLAAGHVCAIMGIDEYYPLVDRYKIPIVVTGFEPVDLVQGILMTVRQLEKGEHYLENQYSRVVKPEGNPEAQKVIQRIFTIADREWRGIGVIPMSGYEVRPEYVAYDANIKFNVNIEKAAESAECIAGLVLKGIKKPQECPQFGRGCTPQMPLGAPMVSSEGACAAYHHFSQAMEEVSA from the coding sequence ATGAAATACATCAGCGAATACCGTGATGCGGATTTAGTAGCCCAATACCTCGAAGAGATTCGGCATACGGTCACTCGCCCTTGGACCATCATGGAGGTTTGTGGGGGTCAAACCCATAGTCTGGTCAAAAATGGGATCCTCAACCTGTTGCCGCCGGAAGTGCAGATGGTGCACGGCCCCGGTTGCCCGGTCTGTGTGACCCCGCTCAATTTGATTGACAAGGCAGTGTATCTCGCCGAAGAAAAGGGGGTAATCCTTTGTTCTTACGGCGATATGATCCGGGTGCCCGGCTCCAAGCGTAGTTTGCTGGAATCCAAAGCCCGTGGCGCGGATGTTCGGATTTTGTATTCACCCCTGGAAGCGGTCAAAATTGCCCAGGAAAACCCGGATCGTGAGGTGGTTTTTTTTGCCGTAGGTTTTGAAACCACTGCTCCCGCCAATGCCCTTTCGGTCATCCATGCCCAGCGGGCTGGGGTGCCCAATTATTCGATTCTGGCTTCTCACGTGCTGGTTCCACCTGCCATCGAAGCGGTGATGAACGACCCCGATTCCAATATTCAAGGCTTTTTAGCGGCGGGGCACGTCTGTGCCATCATGGGCATCGATGAATATTATCCCCTGGTAGATCGATATAAAATTCCGATCGTCGTAACTGGATTTGAACCCGTGGATTTGGTGCAAGGCATCCTGATGACCGTCCGTCAATTGGAAAAAGGAGAACACTACCTGGAAAATCAGTACAGCCGGGTAGTCAAACCCGAAGGAAATCCCGAAGCCCAAAAAGTCATCCAGCGCATTTTCACCATTGCAGACCGGGAGTGGCGCGGCATCGGCGTGATTCCCATGAGTGGCTACGAAGTACGGCCGGAATATGTTGCTTATGATGCCAACATCAAGTTCAATGTCAATATCGAAAAGGCAGCGGAAAGTGCCGAATGTATTGCGGGCCTGGTGTTGAAAGGCATCAAAAAACCGCAGGAATGTCCTCAATTTGGTCGCGGCTGCACCCCTCAGATGCCTTTGGGCGCACCAATGGTATCTAGCGAAGGAGCCTGCGCCGCGTATCACCATTTTTCACAGGCTATGGAAGAAGTATCTGCATAA
- the hypE gene encoding hydrogenase expression/formation protein HypE: protein MELQCPMPQLDFEVITLGHGSGGLLTNKLLETGVFDLLKNEYLDQHHDGATFTLQGPLAFSTDSYVVSPIFFPGGNIGELAVNGTVNDLAMCGAIPRYLSLAFILEEGLMMQDFWKILLSIKFAAERAGVQIVTGDTKVVERGKGDKIFINTSGIGTLHPQAQISKSRVQVGDRILISGNIAAHGIAILSLRQGLQFDSEIQSDTVNLNHTVARLLDQFGEKIHLLHDPTRGGVATVLNEMARDTRLGVEIWQKQLPVAEDVYGACELLGLDPLYVANEGIFMAFVAPEVADAALEMLRADENGAEATIIGEVVAAHPKQVILHSSIGGKRVVNMPLGEQLPRIC, encoded by the coding sequence ATGGAATTGCAATGCCCCATGCCTCAGCTCGATTTTGAGGTGATTACCCTGGGGCATGGCAGCGGAGGGCTGCTCACCAACAAACTGCTGGAGACAGGGGTATTTGACCTGTTGAAAAATGAATACCTGGATCAGCACCACGATGGCGCCACCTTTACTTTGCAAGGGCCGCTCGCCTTTTCAACAGACAGTTACGTAGTGTCGCCGATCTTTTTTCCCGGAGGCAACATTGGTGAATTGGCCGTCAATGGCACGGTCAACGATTTGGCGATGTGCGGGGCCATTCCACGTTATTTATCGCTGGCTTTTATCCTCGAAGAAGGACTGATGATGCAGGATTTTTGGAAAATTCTGCTCAGTATCAAATTTGCCGCCGAGCGTGCTGGTGTACAAATCGTCACCGGAGATACCAAAGTGGTCGAACGGGGCAAAGGGGATAAAATCTTTATCAATACCTCTGGCATCGGCACCCTGCACCCGCAGGCTCAAATCAGCAAATCCAGGGTACAGGTAGGTGACCGCATCCTCATCAGTGGCAACATTGCTGCGCATGGCATCGCGATCCTGAGTTTGCGGCAAGGCCTACAATTCGACAGCGAAATCCAAAGTGATACGGTCAACCTCAACCATACCGTAGCCCGTTTGCTGGATCAGTTTGGTGAAAAAATCCACTTGTTGCACGATCCCACTCGTGGCGGGGTGGCCACAGTGCTCAATGAAATGGCCCGCGACACCCGCCTGGGCGTAGAAATTTGGCAAAAACAACTGCCCGTCGCCGAAGACGTCTACGGTGCCTGTGAATTATTGGGCCTCGATCCCTTGTACGTGGCCAATGAAGGCATTTTTATGGCCTTTGTGGCTCCAGAAGTAGCGGATGCTGCCTTGGAAATGCTGCGAGCAGATGAAAATGGAGCCGAGGCTACCATCATCGGTGAGGTAGTCGCCGCGCATCCGAAACAAGTCATCCTACACAGTTCAATTGGGGGAAAAAGGGTCGTAAACATGCCTTTGGGTGAGCAATTGCCCCGAATTTGTTGA
- a CDS encoding urease accessory protein — protein MVTLPLFFAAVVGFGHAFEVDHLLAVSNIVTRRKTLWEALKDGVYWGLGHTSTILIIGVLMILAKLSISEQTFHFFEAGVGLMLMILGVHRIWKTWQHEKWHADQHHHLQAHDHRLAYGVGLVHGLAGSGALILLVMTEIKEALPAVLYLLVFGFGSIAGMLLASGVFSLPFSQKLAGAGAWRWRFTLLSSLLCMIVGGKVIWENLMGS, from the coding sequence ATGGTTACGCTTCCTTTGTTTTTTGCAGCAGTAGTTGGTTTTGGCCATGCCTTTGAAGTGGATCATTTGTTGGCGGTGAGCAATATTGTAACCCGGCGCAAAACGCTTTGGGAAGCCCTCAAAGACGGGGTTTATTGGGGACTTGGGCATACGTCAACCATCCTGATCATTGGCGTTTTGATGATTTTGGCCAAACTGAGCATCTCCGAACAAACCTTTCATTTTTTTGAAGCAGGTGTGGGCCTGATGCTGATGATTCTAGGGGTACATCGCATCTGGAAGACCTGGCAACACGAGAAGTGGCACGCCGACCAACATCACCACCTGCAAGCGCATGACCACCGTTTGGCTTACGGAGTGGGCCTGGTGCATGGCCTGGCGGGAAGTGGGGCCTTGATTTTATTGGTCATGACCGAAATCAAAGAAGCATTGCCTGCGGTACTCTATCTGCTGGTGTTTGGGTTTGGTTCCATTGCCGGGATGCTGCTGGCTTCGGGGGTGTTTAGCCTGCCTTTTTCTCAAAAGCTTGCGGGTGCTGGGGCCTGGCGTTGGCGTTTTACGCTGCTGTCTTCCTTATTGTGCATGATTGTAGGAGGGAAAGTTATTTGGGAAAATTTGATGGGGAGTTAG
- a CDS encoding DeoR/GlpR family DNA-binding transcription regulator, translating into MLKKERQALILREVNIHNKVVLTDLSIKLDVSEDTVRRDLQELADAGKIIKVRGGALSKSYHVYSYKENEIYAYQEKTIIARKAISLLREGMLVLISGGSTNLEIARILPQDLKVTFVTMSLSTAMQLLEHQGSETIFIGGHLSKAAGIAVGGEVVRTLKDIRPDLCLMGVNGIDAIDGMTESDWEVVTIKKAMMESSKKVVALSIAEKLDSSQKIRVCGLDDLDVLITELDPEHQRLAPYRNLDLEIM; encoded by the coding sequence ATGCTGAAAAAAGAACGTCAGGCGCTGATTTTGCGCGAGGTAAACATCCACAATAAAGTGGTACTCACCGATCTTAGCATCAAGCTCGATGTATCGGAAGATACGGTACGCCGGGATTTGCAGGAATTGGCCGATGCTGGAAAAATCATCAAAGTCCGCGGGGGAGCACTGTCCAAGTCCTACCATGTTTATTCCTACAAGGAAAACGAGATATACGCTTATCAGGAAAAAACCATCATTGCCCGCAAAGCCATTAGTTTGTTGCGTGAAGGCATGCTGGTCTTGATCAGTGGGGGCTCTACCAACTTGGAGATTGCCCGCATTTTGCCCCAAGACTTAAAGGTCACTTTTGTTACCATGAGTTTGTCCACGGCTATGCAGTTGTTGGAACACCAGGGTTCCGAAACCATTTTTATCGGTGGGCATTTGTCCAAAGCGGCCGGGATTGCCGTGGGTGGCGAAGTGGTGCGCACCCTCAAAGACATTCGCCCCGACCTCTGCCTGATGGGGGTCAACGGCATCGACGCCATCGATGGCATGACTGAATCGGATTGGGAAGTGGTCACCATCAAAAAAGCCATGATGGAATCTTCCAAAAAAGTAGTGGCTTTGTCGATTGCGGAAAAACTGGATTCCAGCCAAAAAATTCGGGTATGTGGCCTGGATGACCTGGACGTGTTGATCACGGAATTGGATCCCGAGCACCAGCGTTTGGCCCCTTATCGGAATTTGGATCTGGAGATCATGTAA
- a CDS encoding ATPase, which translates to MKILVDSGATKANWAAVHEGRILHQLQTQGISPYFLSDEGIVDVLREVKRSIPEPVQELHFYSTGCKAEEQRRRMNQLLRLMFQEATTVHVETDLLAAARSMAQHQPGIICILGTGSNACRYDGSQIVETAGGLGFILGDEGSGAAIGKDLIRSFLNLEMPENLRAELNEQYHLTRDNILQSVYQLPYPNRFLATFAPFAHQHRHDPIIKELLDRQFNLFLKRCVLLLADSQHLPVHFVGSIAQYFQEEIVRNAETLGLHVANIQQDPMLGLIQYHE; encoded by the coding sequence ATGAAAATCCTGGTCGACAGTGGAGCAACCAAAGCCAATTGGGCCGCCGTTCACGAAGGACGTATTCTGCATCAACTGCAAACCCAAGGCATCAGTCCGTATTTCCTCAGCGATGAAGGGATTGTGGATGTTTTGCGTGAAGTCAAGCGCAGCATCCCCGAGCCTGTCCAGGAATTGCATTTTTACAGTACGGGTTGCAAAGCTGAAGAGCAGCGGCGACGCATGAATCAATTGCTGCGGCTCATGTTTCAGGAAGCCACTACAGTACATGTGGAGACCGACCTCCTGGCCGCAGCCCGTTCGATGGCCCAACACCAACCAGGGATCATCTGCATTTTGGGGACGGGTTCCAACGCTTGCCGGTATGACGGCAGCCAAATTGTAGAAACTGCTGGTGGCCTTGGATTCATTCTGGGAGATGAAGGCAGTGGCGCTGCCATTGGCAAAGACCTCATCCGTTCTTTTTTGAACCTGGAAATGCCCGAAAATCTCCGCGCAGAACTCAACGAACAATACCACCTCACTCGGGATAACATCCTGCAATCGGTGTATCAACTACCCTACCCCAATCGGTTTTTGGCCACTTTTGCTCCATTTGCGCACCAACATCGCCACGACCCCATCATCAAAGAACTGCTCGACCGGCAGTTCAATTTGTTTCTCAAACGCTGCGTGCTACTGCTGGCAGACAGTCAACATTTACCCGTTCATTTTGTCGGTTCAATTGCTCAATATTTTCAGGAAGAGATTGTGCGGAACGCCGAAACCTTGGGATTACACGTGGCCAATATCCAACAGGATCCGATGTTGGGGCTGATCCAATACCATGAATAA
- the murQ gene encoding N-acetylmuramic acid 6-phosphate etherase: MERITEAPSQYRHLEKMTVRELLENMNREDQAVPIAVAAAIPQIEALVNAVVDKMQHGGRLFYIGAGTSGRLGVLDASECPPTFGVPEDLVIGLIAGGDRAIRHAIEAAEDSWTQAWEDMQAYDIDEGDAVVGIAASGTTPYVIGGLQDCRKHGIVTGCVTCNPGSPLAANADFPVEAVPGPEFVTGSTRLKAGTAQKLVLNMLSTSVMIRLGRVLDNKMVDMKLSNVKLVDRGAKMLVQNLDLPYEEAHSLLLKHGSVRKAMDAFSLAHNHSTGL, translated from the coding sequence ATGGAAAGAATTACCGAAGCACCATCGCAATACCGACATCTCGAAAAGATGACCGTTCGGGAGTTATTGGAAAACATGAACCGCGAGGATCAAGCTGTGCCCATCGCGGTGGCAGCAGCCATTCCACAAATTGAGGCCTTGGTCAATGCCGTGGTTGATAAAATGCAACACGGCGGGCGGCTGTTTTACATCGGTGCCGGCACCAGCGGTCGCCTGGGTGTATTGGACGCCTCCGAATGTCCTCCTACTTTCGGTGTTCCCGAAGATTTGGTCATTGGGCTCATTGCCGGCGGAGACCGGGCGATCCGGCATGCCATCGAAGCGGCTGAAGACAGTTGGACGCAGGCCTGGGAAGATATGCAGGCCTACGACATTGATGAAGGGGATGCCGTGGTGGGCATTGCCGCCTCCGGAACCACCCCCTACGTAATTGGAGGTTTACAAGATTGCCGCAAGCACGGTATCGTTACGGGTTGTGTAACCTGTAACCCTGGTTCGCCGCTGGCTGCGAATGCAGACTTCCCGGTAGAAGCGGTGCCGGGACCTGAATTTGTGACGGGCAGCACCCGACTCAAAGCCGGTACGGCCCAAAAATTAGTGCTCAATATGCTCAGCACCAGTGTAATGATCCGCTTGGGAAGGGTGTTGGACAACAAGATGGTGGACATGAAACTCTCCAATGTCAAATTGGTGGATCGTGGAGCAAAGATGCTGGTGCAAAACCTGGATCTCCCTTACGAAGAAGCACATTCTTTATTGCTCAAACACGGTAGCGTGCGCAAAGCCATGGATGCTTTTTCCTTAGCGCACAACCACAGCACTGGCCTATGA
- a CDS encoding T9SS type A sorting domain-containing protein, producing MRRFTTLLLLSYSISLFAQKNCAVKPSDLVPLPDLQGKTYRGFTGGLYSNGSNQRPAAHLAEINEQVAKIKPLNTQGQSDPKGKVVMIGVGASNPRTEFENFKLRCAASSNLNPQLVLVNTCVGGQGVQKMNTPEDNYWQNAASALKSNGLSDQQVQLAWVETDNTQTGDTLFPRAPQQLMEDYRLLLEVLHDKYPNLKVVYFSARAYAGYATPVPGGVGKGLLFPRDYLSGWAIKWLIENAAAQKPGFVTKGAQANIPYVTWGSYHWSDASQPRSDGFVLNCSTDVGEDGLHLTRLGEEKIGQLMFDYFQKDPTSRTWLLQSTTTAKYNDAVILPSIQAYPNPFIENIMLRTSAPLREVCLTLRNLQGVALWLETRDLQGETVLSSLPDLPAGLYLLECREGNKLQVIKVLKSR from the coding sequence ATGCGCAGATTTACCACGCTCCTGCTATTGTCCTACAGCATTTCCCTTTTTGCACAGAAAAATTGTGCGGTCAAACCCTCCGATCTGGTCCCTTTGCCCGACTTGCAAGGCAAAACCTATCGTGGGTTCACAGGTGGACTGTACAGCAACGGCAGCAACCAACGTCCTGCTGCCCATTTGGCCGAAATCAACGAACAAGTGGCCAAAATAAAACCCTTGAACACCCAAGGCCAGAGCGACCCCAAAGGTAAAGTAGTGATGATTGGGGTAGGCGCTTCCAATCCACGTACCGAATTTGAAAACTTCAAACTCCGCTGCGCTGCTTCCAGCAACCTCAACCCCCAACTGGTGCTGGTCAATACTTGTGTGGGTGGACAGGGGGTGCAAAAAATGAACACCCCCGAAGACAACTACTGGCAAAACGCTGCCTCGGCTTTAAAAAGTAACGGCCTGAGCGATCAACAGGTGCAATTGGCCTGGGTGGAAACCGACAACACCCAAACGGGCGATACCCTATTTCCACGTGCACCGCAACAACTGATGGAAGATTACCGACTCTTGTTGGAAGTTTTACACGACAAGTACCCCAACCTCAAAGTCGTCTATTTTTCGGCGCGGGCTTATGCCGGGTACGCTACGCCAGTGCCCGGTGGGGTAGGGAAGGGGCTGCTTTTTCCCCGCGATTATCTGTCGGGTTGGGCCATCAAGTGGCTGATCGAAAATGCGGCTGCGCAAAAGCCTGGCTTTGTCACCAAAGGCGCTCAGGCGAACATTCCCTACGTGACCTGGGGCTCGTACCACTGGAGCGATGCCAGCCAGCCACGCAGCGATGGCTTTGTCCTCAATTGCTCAACCGACGTAGGCGAAGATGGCCTGCACCTCACGCGCCTGGGGGAAGAAAAAATTGGACAACTGATGTTTGATTATTTTCAAAAAGACCCGACGTCAAGAACCTGGCTGCTCCAATCAACCACGACCGCAAAGTACAATGATGCGGTAATTTTGCCCTCAATTCAGGCTTATCCCAATCCTTTTATAGAAAATATAATGCTGCGAACCAGTGCACCCCTCCGCGAAGTCTGCCTGACCTTGCGCAATTTGCAGGGAGTCGCGCTTTGGCTGGAAACCCGGGATTTGCAGGGGGAAACGGTGTTGAGCAGCCTGCCTGATTTGCCCGCAGGCTTGTATTTATTGGAATGCCGTGAGGGGAATAAGCTACAGGTAATTAAAGTATTAAAATCAAGGTAA
- a CDS encoding L-rhamnose mutarotase — MHNTEEIAFVMYLKPGNEAEYQRRHDEIWPALSAALIEAGILDYQIFLEPRSGHLFAYQKRHNDHRVDLLPGLPIMREWWDYMADIMEVNPDHSPVVRPLDRVFRFPG; from the coding sequence ATGCACAATACCGAAGAAATCGCCTTCGTGATGTACCTCAAACCAGGCAACGAAGCAGAATACCAACGCCGCCACGACGAAATCTGGCCTGCCCTTTCCGCTGCCCTGATTGAAGCGGGTATTCTCGATTACCAAATCTTTTTGGAACCCCGTAGTGGTCACTTATTTGCGTACCAAAAACGCCATAATGATCACCGCGTCGATCTACTGCCCGGCCTGCCGATCATGCGGGAATGGTGGGATTACATGGCGGATATCATGGAGGTGAATCCGGATCATTCTCCGGTGGTGCGGCCTTTGGATCGGGTTTTTCGATTTCCGGGGTGA
- a CDS encoding glycosyl hydrolase: MKFLHHMFKSSITQWLFSKALKAPLFLLILFPVFLFAQVNTAKPWAYWWWMGSAVNKADIRKNLEDFSAAGFGGMHIIPIYGVKGEEANFIPYLSPKWLEMLDYTCIEAKKLGLGIDMTLGTGWPYGGSQVKAVDAAQAFQIQTIVVKANETITQLPPVPDKWKGARLVAVSAYDGTGFIKKLDISKPISWQDGADCTLYALYQLPTGQKVKRAAPGAEGWVLDHFNASAVKSYFQTFASVFTKKNYGVRAFYNDSYEVYGANWTTSFLQRFQQLRGYDLLNHLDVLARDTASNDREKRIWSDYHETLSDILLEDFTKPLNNFAHQYGKIVRNESHGAPANLLDLYAASDAPETEFFGSKPYGIPGYRVDPDYEVKRFGEPDAFVVKWASSAAHVAGRKMVSCETATWLGNHFKVALSQVKPIVDECLVSGVNHIFYHGVPYSPPGAEFPGWLFYASTNFNQQSHFWPFLPQLNAYIERSQKRLQAAKPDNDVLLYFPIYDVWHSTGRKGKTHPMEVHSMVHEVKDSPFGRMATLLSAQGYTLDFISDRQIQALKVESGNIVTSGGARYKSLVFPVCEYLPLATVQALQRLKAAGARIFFDTKLPRTVNGWSGFAERQKAMQALLANFKPTLPNYWNMALSNSGVRREFLAEKRLSFIRKKTDKGTLYFISNLAGQFKQGTVRLACNAQTLKLYDPLHNREGIQPFKTIGPNLIEFNLQLAPGESVFIEALNKVETSAAWPQTFIATSSRNLLGEWQIEFLDGKPFVPKAYTTEALESWTLAPDTLAQYFSGTARYTLRFSLPNDQVGQVARLDLGDLREMATVKLNAQDLGAVWALPFVVDVPAGVLQKENTISIEVTNLSANRVRYLDRQGTPWRKFYDINIVDIRYQPFDASKWEPVPSGLLGPVNLRFKK, from the coding sequence ATGAAATTCCTACATCACATGTTCAAGTCATCCATAACGCAGTGGCTTTTTAGTAAGGCCCTGAAAGCTCCATTATTTTTGCTCATTCTCTTCCCCGTTTTCCTCTTCGCCCAAGTCAATACCGCCAAGCCCTGGGCTTACTGGTGGTGGATGGGTAGCGCGGTCAACAAAGCCGACATCCGCAAAAACCTGGAAGATTTTTCTGCCGCGGGTTTTGGGGGCATGCACATCATCCCCATTTACGGTGTAAAGGGAGAAGAGGCGAATTTTATCCCCTACCTGAGTCCAAAATGGCTGGAAATGTTGGACTACACCTGCATCGAAGCAAAAAAACTGGGTCTGGGCATCGACATGACCCTGGGGACGGGCTGGCCCTACGGAGGGTCACAAGTCAAAGCGGTAGACGCCGCTCAAGCCTTTCAAATCCAAACCATTGTTGTAAAAGCAAATGAAACCATCACGCAGTTACCTCCCGTACCCGACAAGTGGAAAGGCGCACGACTGGTGGCCGTATCGGCTTATGATGGCACGGGTTTTATCAAAAAACTGGACATCAGCAAACCGATTTCCTGGCAAGACGGGGCAGATTGTACACTTTATGCCTTGTACCAATTGCCTACCGGGCAAAAAGTAAAACGCGCCGCACCAGGTGCCGAAGGTTGGGTATTGGATCATTTCAATGCCAGTGCAGTAAAAAGTTATTTCCAAACTTTTGCCAGCGTTTTTACCAAAAAGAACTACGGCGTCAGGGCCTTTTACAACGACTCTTACGAAGTGTACGGCGCCAATTGGACCACCTCTTTCCTCCAACGTTTTCAACAATTGCGCGGCTACGACCTGCTCAATCACCTCGACGTCTTGGCTCGCGACACGGCCAGCAATGACCGTGAAAAGCGCATCTGGTCCGATTACCACGAAACACTTTCGGACATCTTATTGGAAGATTTCACCAAACCCCTCAACAATTTCGCCCATCAATACGGCAAAATTGTCCGCAATGAATCCCACGGTGCCCCAGCCAATTTACTCGACCTGTACGCCGCCAGCGATGCACCAGAAACCGAGTTTTTTGGCAGCAAACCCTACGGCATTCCCGGCTACCGGGTTGATCCCGATTATGAGGTAAAACGTTTTGGCGAACCCGATGCTTTTGTGGTAAAATGGGCCTCTTCGGCGGCACATGTGGCCGGGCGCAAAATGGTGTCTTGTGAAACGGCCACCTGGCTGGGCAATCACTTCAAAGTCGCCCTCTCGCAAGTCAAACCCATCGTGGATGAATGCCTGGTATCGGGCGTCAACCATATTTTTTACCACGGGGTACCTTACTCTCCACCAGGAGCGGAGTTCCCAGGTTGGTTGTTTTACGCCTCTACAAATTTTAACCAACAAAGTCATTTTTGGCCGTTTTTACCCCAATTGAACGCCTACATCGAACGCAGTCAAAAACGTTTGCAGGCCGCGAAACCCGACAACGATGTACTGCTTTATTTCCCGATTTACGACGTTTGGCACAGCACTGGCCGCAAGGGCAAAACCCATCCCATGGAAGTACACTCCATGGTACACGAGGTCAAGGACAGCCCATTTGGCCGGATGGCCACACTGTTGAGTGCACAAGGATACACCCTCGATTTTATCTCGGATCGACAAATTCAAGCCCTGAAAGTGGAAAGTGGCAACATTGTCACCAGTGGCGGTGCGCGTTACAAATCGCTGGTATTTCCCGTTTGTGAGTACCTACCCTTGGCGACTGTACAAGCTTTGCAGCGCTTAAAAGCAGCCGGTGCTCGGATCTTTTTTGACACCAAACTTCCGCGGACGGTCAACGGGTGGTCGGGTTTTGCGGAACGGCAAAAAGCCATGCAGGCACTTTTGGCCAATTTCAAACCCACCCTTCCCAACTATTGGAACATGGCTTTGTCCAACAGTGGGGTACGCCGGGAGTTCCTGGCGGAAAAAAGGCTGAGTTTTATCCGCAAAAAAACGGATAAAGGTACCTTGTATTTCATCAGTAACCTCGCGGGACAGTTTAAGCAGGGTACGGTTCGTTTGGCGTGCAATGCCCAAACCCTGAAGTTGTACGACCCGCTGCACAATCGTGAAGGAATCCAGCCCTTCAAAACCATCGGGCCAAATTTGATCGAGTTCAACTTGCAATTGGCGCCTGGTGAAAGTGTGTTCATCGAAGCCTTGAACAAAGTTGAAACTTCGGCAGCATGGCCGCAAACCTTCATCGCCACTTCGTCCAGGAACTTGCTGGGGGAGTGGCAAATTGAATTCCTGGATGGAAAACCGTTTGTTCCCAAAGCTTATACTACCGAGGCGCTGGAGTCCTGGACTTTGGCACCTGATACACTCGCCCAATATTTCAGCGGCACGGCGCGGTACACCTTGCGGTTCTCTTTGCCCAATGATCAAGTAGGCCAGGTGGCCAGGCTGGATTTGGGGGATTTGCGCGAAATGGCCACAGTGAAGTTGAACGCTCAGGATTTGGGCGCGGTTTGGGCACTACCCTTTGTAGTGGATGTGCCCGCCGGGGTGTTGCAAAAAGAAAATACCATAAGCATTGAAGTCACCAACCTCTCGGCAAATCGGGTGCGCTACCTGGATCGACAAGGTACGCCCTGGCGCAAGTTTTACGACATCAACATCGTGGACATTCGGTACCAGCCTTTTGATGCGTCAAAATGGGAGCCAGTGCCTTCGGGTTTGTTGGGACCGGTGAATTTGCGGTTTAAAAAATAA
- a CDS encoding DUF6786 family protein, translating to MQKLLLFLLIICLFQACQNRATTTESASDTSSFADDYKQLKAHTPVILLEDGERKVLLAAAFQGRVMTSTASGMNGNSYGWINHDLIKKGEYQPHMNAFGGEERFWLGPEGGQYGLYFKKGDPFDLPHWQTPGAIDTMNYPAVEKDKRQARFVKSFSLENYAGTRFDLKIDRRIRLLKEKEAADLLQVPLDKVKWVAYESDNQLSNEGREDWDKSKGVVSIWLLGMLKASPSQVVVLPFKGGGADLVNDAYFGKIDAARLLKTDSVLFFKGDAKSRGKIGIPPGIVKPVAGSYDAANGTLTIIRFNYQGDTAYVNSMWENQRYPYRGDVVNTYNDGPNDKGEQMGAFYELETSSPALVLKKKQSYRHVQQTFHVEGTAEELNAISRQVLGVKLSQVPKL from the coding sequence ATGCAAAAATTACTTCTTTTCCTCCTGATTATTTGCTTGTTCCAGGCCTGCCAAAATCGTGCAACCACGACCGAATCTGCGAGTGACACCAGTTCATTCGCCGACGATTACAAGCAACTCAAAGCCCATACCCCCGTCATCCTCCTCGAAGACGGTGAGCGCAAAGTCCTCCTCGCGGCAGCTTTTCAAGGCCGCGTAATGACCAGCACCGCCTCCGGCATGAACGGCAACAGCTACGGCTGGATCAACCACGATTTGATCAAAAAAGGCGAATACCAGCCCCACATGAATGCCTTTGGCGGTGAAGAGCGTTTTTGGTTGGGGCCAGAAGGGGGGCAGTACGGCCTGTACTTCAAAAAAGGTGACCCTTTTGACCTTCCGCACTGGCAAACACCCGGTGCCATTGACACGATGAATTATCCTGCGGTGGAAAAAGACAAACGACAGGCGCGTTTTGTCAAAAGTTTCAGTTTGGAGAACTATGCAGGCACGCGCTTCGACCTCAAGATTGACCGCCGGATTCGCTTGCTGAAAGAAAAAGAGGCAGCCGATCTGTTGCAAGTGCCTCTGGACAAAGTAAAATGGGTGGCCTATGAAAGCGACAACCAACTCAGCAATGAAGGCCGCGAGGATTGGGACAAATCCAAGGGGGTAGTGTCCATTTGGTTACTGGGTATGCTCAAAGCAAGTCCTTCACAAGTAGTGGTTTTGCCCTTTAAGGGCGGGGGAGCAGACCTGGTCAATGACGCCTATTTTGGCAAAATTGATGCTGCACGTTTGCTCAAAACAGACAGCGTACTCTTCTTCAAAGGTGACGCCAAATCCCGGGGTAAAATTGGCATTCCCCCCGGCATCGTCAAACCCGTTGCGGGCAGTTACGATGCCGCAAATGGCACATTGACCATCATTCGCTTCAATTATCAGGGCGATACCGCCTACGTAAATTCCATGTGGGAAAACCAACGCTACCCCTACCGTGGCGATGTGGTCAATACCTACAACGATGGCCCCAATGACAAAGGTGAACAAATGGGCGCTTTTTACGAGCTGGAAACCTCTTCCCCGGCTTTGGTGCTCAAAAAAAAGCAATCTTATCGGCATGTGCAGCAGACCTTTCACGTTGAAGGAACGGCGGAAGAACTGAATGCCATTAGTCGGCAGGTGCTGGGTGTCAAGTTGAGTCAGGTGCCGAAATTATAA